The Mucilaginibacter sp. PAMB04168 genome contains the following window.
ACGATTTGAGCGAGGCAATGCAATTCAGCAATCAATACGCCCCCGAACACCTGATACTCGCCACTGAAAGCTGGCAGCAGATAACGGAAAGCATTATTAACGCTGGCTCAGTATTTTTAGGCAACCAAACGCCTGAAAGTGTGGGTGATTATGCATCGGGCACTAACCATACGCTGCCAACCAGTGCTTACGCCAAGGCCTACTCAGGGGTTTCCGTTGATTCGTTTGTGAAGAAGATTACCTTTCAACACCTAACACCCGAGGGTTTAAAAGCCATCGGTCCGCATGTGGAGATACTGGCCGATTTGGAAGGCCTGCATGCACATAGAAATGCGGTAAGTGTAAGGATGCAATCAGAAGTTAACTAAACACTATGGCAATGAACGGAGCCATAATGAGCAAATCATGACTACCATGTTCGACATCAATAATATCTTAAGAGAAAATATAAAGAACTTGAAGCCTTATTCATCAGCTCGTGATGAATTTCAGGGCGAGGCCAGCGTATACCTTGATGCCAATGAAAATGCATTCGGATCGCCTTTGGACCAGAACTACAACCGCTATCCCGACCCGCTACAGTATGCCGTAAAAAAGCGCTTAAGCGAAATTAAAGGCGTACCACCGCGTAACATCTTTTTAGGGAACGGCAGCGACGAAGCTATCGACATTCTATTCCGAAGCTTTTGCAACCCAGGTACCGACAACGTAATATTGGTACCCCCAACCTACGGCATGTACGAGGTATCGGCTAATATTAATGACGTTGCAACCCGGAAGGTTAACTTAACTGATGATTACCAGTTAAATTTAGATGGCATAGCCGAGGCAATTGATGGCCAAACCAAAATTATCTTTGTTTGCTCACCTAACAACCCAACCGGTAATTCTATTAACCGCGATGACATTGAAACGCTGCTATCTAACTTTAACGGCCTGGTAGTGGTTGATGAAGCTTATATCAACTTTAGCCGTCAAAAAACATTTATACAGGAACTAACGGAATATGCTAACCTCATTGTTTTGCAAACCCTGTCTAAAGCCTGGGGACTGGCCGGTTTACGTGTAGGCATGGCCTTTGCCAGCGAAGAAATTATTGAGGTAATGAACCGCGTTAAGCCACCGTACAACATCAACGAGGCTTCGCAGCAATTGGCTTTGCAAGCCTTGCAAAACACCGAGCAGGTAAACAGCTGGATCAAAGAAACTTTGGCCGAGCGTGATAAACTGGTACTCCAACTGAAAGACCTTGATTTTGTGGTGGATATTTATCCCTCAGATGCTAACTTTATATTAGTTAAAACCACCGACGCCAAAGGCATATACAATTTCCTGGTACAAAACGGCATCATTGTGCGCGACCGCTCTAAGGTAGAATTATGCGAAGGCTCGTTGCGCATTACAGTAGGTACCCCACAGGAAAACATTACCCTCATTAACACTTTACAAAACTTTAAATGAGCAATCTTAAAAAAGTGTTGTTTATAGACCGCGATGGCACCATGATTAGCGAGTGTGCCGATGAGCAGATCGACTCTTTTGATAAATTGACGTTCTATCCTGGTGCGCTTACCTACTTGCCCCGCATAGCTAAAGAGCTGGATTACGAGCTGGTGATGGTAACTAATCAGGATGGCTTGGGTACGACTGCTCATCCGGATGAGAACTTCTTCCCTGTGCATGAGCTTATAATGAAAACTTTCGCGAACGAGGGTGTTAACTTTGAGGCCACTTTTATTGACCGCACTTTTGCAGCCGATAATGCGCCTACCCGCAAGCCTGGCACAGGCATGCTTACTCAATATCTCGACACCGAGAAGTATGACCTGGCTAACTCTTTTGTAATAGGCGATCGGCTGAACGATGTACTGCTGGCAAAAAACCTGGGCGCTAAAGCCATTTGGATAAACGATGGCATAGGTATGGGTGCTAAAGAATTTACCACAGAAGAAATAGCCGCTATAAACGCTACTATCGGTATTAAAACTACCGAGTGGCAAAAAGTATATGAGTTTTTAAAAGTGGGCAAACGTGTTATTGAGCACCGCCGTACCACCAAGGAGACCGATATATACATTAAAATAGATTTAGATGGCACGGGCGAGGCTAAAGTAAATACCGGCCTCCACTTCTTCGACCACATGCTTGATCAGATTGCCCGTCATGGTAGTGTTGATCTGGAAGTAGTGGCTAAAGGAGATTTGCATATCGATGAGCATCATACTATTGAAGATACCGGTATTGCCTTAGGAGAAGCTATGGCAACTGCATTGGGCAACAAGCGGGGTATTGAGCGTTACGGCTTCTGTTTACCTATGGACGATTGCCTGGCACAAGCTGCTATTGATTTTGGCGGCCGTAACTGGCTGATGTGGGAAGCGGACTTTAAGCGTGAAAAAGTGGGCGATATGCCTACCGAGATGTTTTATCATTTCTTTAAATCGTTTACCGACGCTGCTAAATGCAATTTAAATATAAAAGCTGAAGGGTATAACGAACATCATAAAATAGAAGCTATATTTAAAGCTTTTGCCAAAGCCATTAAAATGGCTGTGCGCAGAGATGTAAATAATATGGTTCTACCCAGTACCAAGGGCGTACTGTAATCGGCTAAGGAGAATATTAAATAATGGAAGTTACGGAAAAACAAGACTCCGAAATACAAAGTTCACCTTCCCGGCCAAATGCCTCCAACAGCATAGGCATCGTTAGGTATGGTGCAGGAAATATTTTTTCGCTTACGTCTGCGCTCGACAGATTGAATATTCCGTATGGCATGATACACACCGAAGCCGACTTTGAACACTACGAGCGATACATCATTCCGGGTGTAGGCCATGCCGGAGCAGCCATGAACAAGTTGGAGCAAACCGGTCTTGTGCCAGCTATTAAAGCCCTTAAAAAACCAACACTGGGCATCTGCGTGGGCATGCAGTTAATGACAGCTTATTCTGAAGAAGGTAATGCCGATTTACTGAATATTTTTCCGAACAAGACATTGCGTTTTAAAGATAACGAGCACTATAAAGTGCCGCATACCGGCTGGAACCGCGTATTACAAGATAAAGAGAACCCGTTATTCAACGGCATACCCAATGGCGCACATTTTTATTTTGTGCACTCCTACTACATTGAGCACAGTAATTTATTTACCTTGGCTTCAACTAATTACACCTTAAAGTATTCGGCATCAATTTGGCATGACAACTTTTATGGCGTACAATTTCACCCCGAAAAATCGGGTGTGTTTGGGGAAAAATTATTAGCAAACTTTTCAAAAATATAAAGGCATGTATATTATTCCTGCTATTGACATTCTGAACAAAAAAGTTGTTCGGTTACGTGAAGGCGATTATGAACAGGTAACGCAGTATGATGTGAGCCTTGAAGAAATGATTGAGCGCTACCAGTCTATCGGTACCGAACTCATCCATATTATTGATTTGAATGGCGCCAAAGGCGATTTCAGTAACCAACAATATCTGTTTGATGTAATTAAAAAAACAGATATGAAAATTCAATATGGTGGTGGCATCCGCAGTATTGAAAAAGTTCAGGAGCTCACAGATGCAGGCATAGCCCGTGTAATAGTAGGCACGCAAGCTATCAGTAATCCAACTTTTTTAGATGAACTGAGCAAAGCCATGTGTGGCCAAAGCAAGTGTTCTGACAAAATTGTGGTAGCTATTGATGTGCTTGATGAAGTAATCAAATACTCGGGTTGGATGGAAAGCTCGCCTATTAAACTGATTGATTATGTTGACCGCTGCCTGCACCTGGGCTTTTACCGTTTTTTGTGTACGGATATTAACAAAGACGGTAAACTAGGTGGTGCAGGTGTAGAGCTGTACAAAAAATTATTGAGCCACTCTCCTTTTATTAAGCTTATAGCGTCTGGTGGCGTTAGCTCCATGAAAGACATTGAGCAACTTAACAAGATAAAAGTAGAAAGCTGTGTGGTTGGAAAAGCCATCTATGAAAATCGCATCACCATTGACGATGTGAAAAACTGGAACTTAAAATCGTTAATATCGATATAAAGCACAACCTGAAAATACCAACCAACCTGTCATTTCGAGTGTGAGAACTTTTTTAAGTGCTAAGTTAATCAGCAAGAAAAGAAAGGCTCGTTACTTAATTTGATGGCAGGTTATAATAGCATTTTGCTTTGCAAGAGATAAAAGAAAATCTAAACTCGCCCTTTACAAAGCCGATGGCATCTAGCCTCGCCAAACGCATTATTCCCTGCCTTGACGTTAAGGACGGACGCACGGTTAAAGGCGTAAACTTTGTTGACCTACGTGATGCCGGCGACCCTGTTGAGCTGGCCTGGAACTACTCCCAGCAAGGTGCTGACGAACTGGTTTTTTTGGACATTACAGCTACGCACGAAAAACGCAAAACCCTGATAGAACTGGTTAAAGCTGTGGCCCGCCAAATTAACATCCCATTTACGATAGGCGGTGGCATTAACGAAATTGCTGACGCCGACGCACTGTTAAACGCCGGTGCCGATAAAATATCAATCAACTCGGCCGCTGTACGTAACTCAGCGCTGATTGATGAACTGGCAGCAGCTTTTGGTGTGCAGTTTGTTATTGTAGCGGTAGATACACGTCATATTGGCAATACCAATATTGTACACCTGAACGGTGGCCGCATAGCCACAGATAAGGAAACGCTAAGCTGGATTAAGGAGGCTGAAAGCCGTGGAGCAGGTGAAATTTTGCTTACTTCTATGGATCATGATGGAACAAAGGCTGGTTTTGATAACACTCTTTTAAAAGTGGTAAATGATGCCGTGCGTATCCCGGTTATTGCATCTGGTGGTGCAGGTAACGTGCAGCACTTCATAGATGTGTTTGAACAAACAAATGTAGATGCTGCCTTGGCCGCTTCAGTTTTCCATTACGGCGAAATTTTGATACCGGATTTAAAAGAGAGTTTAAGAACGCGTCAAATAGAAGTAAGATAAAACATAACTTAGATCATGCGGAACGTGAGTGATTGCTCTCTTTCAACATGTTTAACTGATGACAAATGCAAGAAGGCAACGCTTATTCCTGCAATACTTAAGAATCAATAATGCAAATAGATTTCACCAAATCACCCGATGGCTTAGTGCCGGTGGTTATACAGGACGTACAGACGTTAGAAGTGCTGATGCTGGGCTACATGAACAAGGATGCCTATAATAAAACAGTGCAAGAAAACATTGTCACGTTCTACTCCCGCTCAAAGAACCGTTTATGGACTAAAGGCGAAACCAGCAATAACTTTTTGCATGTCGTAAGCATTCATCTCGATTGTGATAACGACACCATCCTGATAAAAGCTAAAGCCGATGGGCCTACCTGTCATACCGGCGCACGCAGCTGCTTCCAAACCACCTATAACCAAAATTTCATTTTGGAACTGGAAAATATTATTGAGGACCGTTACACTAATCCGCAAGAAGGTTCGTACATCAACAAACTGCGAGGCAAAGGTCTTAATAAAATAGCTCAAAAAGTAGGCGAAGAAGGTGTAGAAACCGTTATAGCTGCCCTGGCAGAAACCGAAACCGACTTGATTAATGAGGCATCAGACCTTGTATTCCACCTACTGGTGTTGCTTCGCGAAAAGGGTTTGAAGTTAGAAACTATTGCCAAAAATCTGGAGCAAAGGCATAAATAACTGTTTAGTGTTTCATTAGTGCATCCGTTCACTATTTTTTATAGCCCTTTCTGAGTTACTAACGAACCAAACACGCTAATGAACAAATTAAATGAAAGTAGAAAAGTCATTTGAATTATCCGGACATCAGAACCCCATTTTTGCGTTAGAACTTTCGCAAAAGTCTGGAATTTTGTTCAGCGCGGGGAATGATAAAGGTTTAGTGGAGTGGGGCTTGGAAAAACAGACCTTCATTAAAGTTATGTTCCCGGTAGTAGCTTCGGTGTATGCTATTCATTGCCCTACCGGCTTTCCGTTAATGTTTGCCGGTCTACGTAACGGTCAAGTATTAGTTTTCGATTTTATTGAGCAGAAGATTACCGGTATACTAAAACAGCATACCAAACCTATATTTGATATTAAATCTGTTAAAGGAAAGCAAGAACTGCTTGTGGCATCTGAAGATGGCACGGTAAGCATTTGGAACTTGAATACCTTTGAACTGATACATACCATACAGATATCAACTGATACAGTTCGGAGCATCAGCATTTCGCCCGATGAAACGCAGGTTGCCTTTGGATGCAGGGATAGTTCGATAAAGATTTATAGCCTGCATGATTATGGCTTTATCAGCACATTAAGTGATCATACCATGGCAGTGTTCACAGTTCAGCATTCGCCCGATGGCCAGCACCTTGTATCGGGAGCACGTGATGCACAAATAAAGATTTGGAACGCTTCAGATCTTACCTTACAACAAAGCATTGCAGCACACCTATTTGCCGTAAACCATATCGTCTTTCATCCTACGGAGCCTTATTTTGCATCCGCCAGTATGGATAAAAGCATTAAAATTTGGGGCGCTGATGACTTTAAACTTTACAAAATCATCAGCCGGGAGAAAGGCTACGCCAGCCACCAGTTGTCTGTCAATAAATTAGCTTGGAACGGTAACCAACTAATTTCAACCGGCGATGACAAGCGCATTATTGCCTGGGATATTGCTTTCTAACTAAAGTATTCGCTTGATAATGCGCAGCTTGTGCGTATGCTTTTTAAACTCTTCCGAATATATCCCTTGACCGTCTATAGCTTCTATTTTAACCCGGCCCGATGAATGGATAATTTGCTCGCTGTTGAGCATTATACCAACATGCACAATCCGCCCTTCGTCGTTATCAAAAAAGGCCAGATCGCCGGCTTGTGCCGATGGCAAAAAGTCAACGGCCGTGCCCTGCTCTACCTGCTGACTGGCATCTCGCCTTAACTGTATACCATGTTGCTTGTATACTGCCTGCACAAAGCCCGAGCAGTCAATGCCAAAATGGGTACGGCCGGCCCATAAATAAGGCGTGTTTAAATAAGTCTTGGCAGTAGCAATCAGATCCGCCTCCCGGTCACCCGGGTCATTTATACCAAACACTTCGTTATTTATCCAGCTACTGCCATTTTCGTAAAAAGGCAAGTTACTGCCCGCAGGCAGGTACAATAAGCTGTTATCGCTTTGCTTATTAGCTATGGTTACAGGCTGTGTAGTAAATATAACATCAGTTTGCTGCAGAGAAAGGTAATCCTCATAATTTAACAGTGATACCTGATTGCTGCTAATCCAACCTTCATAAGCATCATGGGCGGTTACAATTTTCACCCACTTATCCTGCCGTTCTAATAACTCGTAAGTTTCACCGAATAACAACTGCGACACCATTTCGCTTCTATCGCTGCCCTCAGCCCTTATGGGTATTATTGCTAACTTACTTATGCCGTATTCCATGCTGCTAATTTATAATTACTTCCCGGTAAACAAAAAAGGGACACTGTTTGAGTATCCCTTTTAAAAATAAATTTTGTTGTGTTTAACCTTCCATGTGTAGCCACTGCTTTTTAGCAATCAGCTCCTCTTGAGTCTCACGAACATTTTCGTCGTCTACGCAGCAATCTACCGGGCAAACAGCAGCACATTGTGGCTCGTCATGAAAACCTACGCATTCGGTACATTTGTCTGGAACGATATAATATATATCATCCGATATTGCGGCTTGCGCTTCATCAGCGCTTAGCGTGTTTCCATCACCAAAATCAATAACACCTTTAAGCTCAGTACCGTCCGAAAAACGCCAGCTGGCTCCGGCATCGTAAATTGCGTTATTTGGGCATTCCGGCTCACATGCTCCGCAGTTAATACATTCGTCTGTGATTACAATTGCCATATATCTTTAGCTCTATATCTTATTATTCTGTTTACCTTTGCCTTTTTGAAAAGGCTTGCAAATATAACAAAAAAAACGTTTGCTGGTTTCCACATCTGTATAGTATATATGTCAATTTTCAACAAGTCATATTTAATCCAAATACTGGCCAATTTGGGCAGGCAATTGCTTAATCCCGATGCTACATTGCAGCAGCTGGTAGAAAGTGAACGCAATATAAACCCCTGGTTCACGCCTGAGAGTGTGCAGCAGGCCATACAGGCAACAGGCTTATCTTTAACCGAAAATAACCTTGGGCAATGGCTGAACCACTATCAGCTTAAAGAACATGCTTCTAAAAAAGTTGGGTTAATACTTGCAGGCAACATCCCATTGGTGGGTTTTCATGATGTGCTTTGTGTATTTGCAAGCGGCAATATTGCGCTTATAAAAGCGTCATCACAAGATGCACGATTAATTAAGTATGTTTTACAATTGCTGGTAAATATTGAACCGCAATTAGCCGGCAGCTACCAGTTTATTGAACGCCTGGAAGGTTTTGATGCTATTATAGCTACAGGAAGCAACAACACTTCTAGATATTTTGAATACTACTTTGGCAAAGTGCCTAACATTATACGCAAGAACCGGAACAGTATCGCATTTTTAACTGGCCAGGAAAGTACTGAACAGCTACATGAGCTTGGAAAAGATATTTTTGATTACTACGGCTTAGGTTGCCGTAACGTATCAAAACTTTTGGTGCCTAAAGGCTATAACTTCATCCCGTTTTTTGAAGCCATTGAAGATTATCACCACATTGCACAGCATCACAAGTACCACAACAACTACGATTATAACAAAGCAATATACCTGGTAAACAGAGATAAGCACCTCGACAATGGTTTTTTATTGGTAAAGGAAGACACCCGCTTAGCCTCTCCCCTGGCCGTACTTTATTACGAAGAGTATGAGGACTTAGATGCAGCAGAAGCACTTTTAAGGGAACAGAGGGAACAGATACAATGTATAGTGAGTACGGTAAATTTGCCTGTTAAAGTACAGGTGGTTGATTTTGGTAAGAGCCAGCAGCCTGCGCTTTGGGATTATGCCGACGGAATTGATACAATGGAGTTCTTGTCTAATCTTTAAAAATACGTACTTTTGAAGGGCATGTATATCATCAAAGTAAAAGGCGTTGCCAAAATACCCGACTATGTGCAGTTACGCGATGAGCAATTTACACTCCTGGCCTATTTTAGGGTAGACAGACCTGATAAATCGCTGGACAAGGTTGGGTTGGGCGATAAGGCCGATTACATTATGAACCTGATAAAAGACCTGCCTTTTGGCCAGATATTGAAACTTGAATTATAAAAGTAAATGATTGGAAATTCCGTTATAAAACTGCAAGGCGTTGATATTTTTCAGCAAAAGCACCTGGTATTGTCTGATGTAAACCTGCATATCGATAAAGGCGATTTTGTTTGGCTTATCGGTCAGACCGGCTCGGGTAAAAGCAGTTTACTTAAAGTAATTTATGGCGATTTAAATATTACTACTGGTGAAGGACATGCCGGGGGTTACGATTTAAAGAAGCTGGCTACCAGGGATGTTCCTTACCTACGCCGTAAGCTGGGCATTGTATTTCAGGATTTTCAATTATTAACCGACCGAACTATAGAGCAAAACTTACACTTTGTAATGAAAGCCACCGGTTGGAAAGATAAAAAGCTAATTGCAGACCGTATCCGTGATGTACTGGAAAAAGTAGGCCTGCGTTCAAAAATAAAAAAGATGCCGCATGAACTTTCGGGCGGCGAGCAGCAACGTGTAGTAATTGCGCGAGCTTTACTAAACGATCCTGAAATTATATTGGCTGATGAGCCAACCGGCAACCTGGATCCGGACACATCCGAGGAAATTGTAATGCTCCTGAAACAGATCAGCCTATCAGGCACTGCGGTGGTCGTTGCAACGCATGATTACCATATCATCCGTACTTTTCCATCTCGCATTATCAAATGCGAATCAGGCAAAGTACTGGAGGACGTTCAGATAGCATAATTTAGGGGCTAGTTTAAGGTTAATAAGCGTTGCATTCCCTTGCAAGCTCTCCTTCGCAAGTTGTAACATGCTACTGACAACCCCTGTTATATAACTGACAACACACAACGGATTATGGCCGCTGGCAGAATCCGGAGAGACATTTCTACCCAATTTGTCGAATACCTACTGACAGGCTGACCGCTTTGCGGCTATGGCAAGGTACTTGATTTGCAACATTATCATGAACTTTAAAGACATGTTTAACAAGAATAAGAAGCAGGATACACCTGATACAGAAGATTTAAACGAAGTGAACACGGAGAATACCACACCTGAAGAACAAGCCGAAAATCCATTGGCTGATGAATTAAACGTAAATGCTGAAGAAGTTAAAGCTGAACTATCGGCAGAGGCAAAGCTAAAGGAAGACCTGGCACAAGCTAATGATAAATATTTACGCTTGTACGCTGAGTTTGACAATTTTAAGCGCCGCACTACTAAAGAGCGTGTGGAGCTATTACAAACTGCTGGTAAAGAAGTAATTGTATCTATGCTACCTGTGCTGGATGATTTTGAAAGAGCTATTAAAGCAATGGAAAACGCACAGGATGTAAACGCTGTAAAAGAAGGCGTACTCCTGGTACAGTCTAAGCTTAAAAATATTCTGACTCAAAAAGGTCTTAAGGAAATGGAAGCTACAGGAACCACCTTTGATGCTGACATTCATGAAGCAATTACCAATATACCTGCACCTACCGATGACCTTAAAGGTAAAGTAGTTGATCAACTAGAAAAAGGTTACTACCTAAATGATAAGGTAGTACGTTTTGCTAAAGTAGTAGTGGGCGCTTAATTAGTTAGTAAGTAGTTAGGTTATTTTGTTATTAGGAGGTTGCTGCCTGAGCTTTTATGTTACTAATTGCTGGCACTTGCTTAATAATTCAATAACGTAATAACCAAAATATTATGTCAAAAAGAGATTATTACGACGTACTTGGGGTTTCACGCGGGGCCAGTGAGGACGAGATCAAGAAAGCCTACCGTAAGATGGCCATTAAGTATCACCCGGATAAAAACCCGGGTGATAAGGCCGCAGAGGAAGCTTTTAAAGAAGCAGCCGAAGCTTATGAGGTATTGAGCAAGCCCGACAAGCGCCAGCGTTACGACCAGTTTGGCCATGCAGCTAATGCACAATCGCCTAATGGCGGTGGTTACGGCGGTGGAGGCATGAATATGGATGACATATTCAGTCAGTTTGGCGATATATTTGGCGGCGGCAGTCCATTTGAAGGTTTTTTCGGTGGAGGCGGCGGTCGTCAGCAAGGTGGTGGAGGCAGGCGTGTAGCCCGTGGCAGCAACCTGCGCATTAAAGTTCGTTTAACCCTTGAAGAAATTGCAAATGGGGTTGAAAAAAAGATAAAAGTAAACAAACAGGTTTTATGTAATACCTGCGATGGTACAGGTGCTAAAGACAAATCGTCTTTTCAAACTTGTAAAACATGTGGCGGCTCAGGTGCAGTACGCCGGGTAACCAATACCATTTTGGGTCAGATGCAGACTACCAGCACCTGCCCTACCTGTAATGGCGAAGGCTCAACCATCACCTCAAAATGCAACGTTTGCCATGGCGATGGTGTAGTTAGAGGAGAAGAAACCATCAGCATTAACATACCTGCCGGCGTGAGTGAAGGCATGCAATTGAGCATGAGTGGCAAAGGTAACGCAGCGCCACGCGGCGGTGTACCCGGCGACCTGATCATACTGATTGAGGAAGTACAGCACGAGACACTAAAACGCGATGGCCACAATGTGATCTATGATATGCACATCAACTTTGTTGACGCCGCACTAGGTACTAGTGTTGAAGTGCCAACCATTGATGGAAAAGCCAAAATTAAAATAGAGCCTGGTACTCAGGGTGGGAAAATCCTGCGCTTGAAGGGTAAAGGCGTGCCTGAAGTAAATTCCTATCACCGTGGCGATCAGTTGGTGCATATCAACATCTGGACACCCAAAGCTTTGAGCCGTGAAGAACGCGATCTGCTAGAAAAGCTGCAAAACTCTCCTAATTTTAAACCCAATCCGGGCAAAAATGAGAAAAGCTTTTTCGAACGGATGAAGGAATACTTCGAGTAAGCTTTAGAAACAAGAATTGAAAGTTCGAATCTAAAACTATAAGTCGTGGTTGAACGACAGAAAGCCTGAAGAATTTTTCTTCGGGCTTTCTTATTTATAAATGGTCACAGATTGTAACAAAATAGTCATCTTATTATCTAAACATTAATCTTATCTTCATAAACTTAAACTATACTGACCCCAACACACATGCTTAGCATCAGAAACATTGTGAAACAATACGCCGGTCATAAGGCGTTGAACGATGTGAGCCTGGAAGTTACCAGCGGGCAAATATTTGGTCTTTTAGGTCCAAATGGCGCAGGCAAAACTTCGCTCATCCGTATCATTAATCAAATCACTGCGCCCGACTCAGGTGAAATTTACTTCGACGGTGAAAAATTAAACCAATCGCATATTGAACGTATAGGCTACATGCCCGAAGAACGTGGCCTTTATAAAAAAATGGCCATTGGCGAACAAATTGTATACCTGGCCCGACTGAAAGGATTGAGCCATGCCGAAGCAACCAAACGTATAAAGTATTGGTTCGAGAAACTGGAAATTGAAAGCTGGTGGAACAAAAAGGTCGAGGAGCTATCAAAAGGTATGCAACAAAAAGCACAGTTTGTAGCCACAGTTTTGCACGAGCCCGATTTGATTATCCTGGATGAGCCGTTCAGTGGTTTTGACCCGGTAAATGCAGAATTAATTAAAGATGAAATACTGGAGCTAAACCGCAAAGGTGCTACCATCTTGTTCTCTACGCACCGTATGGAATCGGTTGAGGAACTTTGTAATTCTATTGCCCTGATCCATAAATCTAACAAGATACTGGACGGTCGCGTGAAAGACATCCGTAACTCTTATCGCAGCAACACCTTTTTGATCGAATATAACGGTGAAAAACTTGCTTTAAACGGTACAGAGCCATTTGCCCTGGTTGATGAAACAACTACCGAAGATGACAGTCACATCATCCGGCTTAAGTTAAACGAGAGCACCAGCTCAAATGACGTACTGCAGTACCTTATTTCAAAAGTTAGTGTAATCCGTTTGCAAGAGGTTATTCCGAGCGTTAACGAAATCTTTATTAAAAACGTAAATCAAATTGGCTAAGCTATGAACAAAGTTTTCCTTATCATACAAAGAGAATATATATCACGCGTTCGCAAAAAAGCCTTTTTGGTGACCGTATTTTTAGTGCCGGCACTTTTATTGGCTATGTACGCTGTAATGTACCTTATTTACAAAAACAGCAGCGAACTGAATACCACACGGGTAGTAAAGGTAGTTGATGATACCGGTGTTTTTGCCGATAAACTACACGCTGGTAAAAACATCAAATTCCAACGCTCGACATTGCCTTTAGCAGCAGCCAAGAAAGCACTAAAGAAAGATCACGAGCAAATACTGCTGTATATTCCTAAAAATTACGAGGAGGCAAAAGGTGTACAAATTTTATCGGAGAAGAAACCAAGCATTATGGTGACTACAGCAATTGAGCACCAGATGAATGAAATATCAACTAACAACAAGATGGTGGCTGCCGGTATTGATACTGCCC
Protein-coding sequences here:
- a CDS encoding ABC transporter ATP-binding protein, with the translated sequence MLSIRNIVKQYAGHKALNDVSLEVTSGQIFGLLGPNGAGKTSLIRIINQITAPDSGEIYFDGEKLNQSHIERIGYMPEERGLYKKMAIGEQIVYLARLKGLSHAEATKRIKYWFEKLEIESWWNKKVEELSKGMQQKAQFVATVLHEPDLIILDEPFSGFDPVNAELIKDEILELNRKGATILFSTHRMESVEELCNSIALIHKSNKILDGRVKDIRNSYRSNTFLIEYNGEKLALNGTEPFALVDETTTEDDSHIIRLKLNESTSSNDVLQYLISKVSVIRLQEVIPSVNEIFIKNVNQIG